From a single Maylandia zebra isolate NMK-2024a linkage group LG3, Mzebra_GT3a, whole genome shotgun sequence genomic region:
- the LOC112433014 gene encoding uncharacterized protein LOC112433014 has translation MDQCEDREEGVPPSKSTLCGEHESQTKAQRNQPGPPPSSVSSKSKRVKHFFRNLGQKKSSDKNVNEKPSSSVSLKSDWSNHRFIGLKSQPVSAAERGQRSQSAGSSCPSVRSDWSKGYPPDFRAEPGPVRINKRPESPGPEPSCVSLKSNDSKDAVINFKGCSSAAER, from the exons atggatcagtgtgaggacagagaggagggagtccctccctctaaaagcactctgtgtggggaacatgagagccagaccaaagctcagag gaaccagcctggacctccacccagctctgtgtcctctAAGAGCAAACGGGTGAAGCATTTCTTTCGTAATTTAGGGCAAAAAAAGTCATCTGACAAAAA CGTCAATGAGAAACcatccagctctgtgtccttaaAGAGTGACTGGTCCAATCATCGATTCATTGGTTTAAAATCCCagcctgtgtctgctgcagagag aggtcagaggtcacagtctgcaggatccagctgtccgtctgtgaggagtgactggtccaaaGGTTACCCTCCAGACTTCCGTGCTGAACCTGGACCAGTGAG gatcAATAAGAGGCCAGAATctcctggacctgaacccagctgtgtttccttaaagagcaacGACTCGAAGGATGCTgttataaactttaaaggctgttcttctgctgctgagaggtaa